CCGCCGGTGTCCTCGGCGGTGGTGTCGACGAACGGGGTGTCGCGGTGGCCGTGCTGGGCGAGGACCAGGCGCAGCTGCTCCTGGGTGGCCCGATCGGTCACCGTCGGGTTGACGATGACGGTGACCTGCTTCCGTGCCGGGGCGGTGCGCTGGTCGGCGGCGGCCACGGCGATGTCCAGGGCATCGGCCGGAGGCCGGCCCGCCCAGGAGTGCTCGGGGAGCACGGCCCGGCCCAGGACGAGCAGGGACAGTGCGCCGTTCGCCAGTCCGCCTGCCACGTCGGTGGGGTGGTGCATGCCCCGGTAGAGGCGCGCCAGCCCCACCAGGAGCGGGAGGAGCAGCAGGAGCGCGGCCAGCGGCTTGCGCCACGGGGCCCGGACCCGGGACAGGACCAGGACGGCGAGCCCGGCGTACAGCGCGGTGGCCGCTCCGGTGTGCCCCGAGGTGTAGCTCGACGTGGGCGGGGAGTCGTCCATGCGCTCCACGTCCGGGCGGGTCCGGTCGACGGAGGCCGTGATCAGGACGAAGACCGCCGACTGGAGCGACACGGCGACCGCGAGGAAGGCCGCCTCACGCCAGCGGGGCAGCCGGGGAACCAGGACCAGCGCGAGACAGGCCAGCAGGGTGAGGCCCACCACCGTGGAGGTGTCGCCGAGGGCGGAGGCGATCGAGGAGGCCGTGTCGAGGGTGGCGGTGCGGGCGTCTTCGAGCGCCTGGACGGCCGCGTCCTCCGCGGTCATCGGCCACAGTTCCCGGGCCGGCCCGGTGATCAGCAGGCCGAATCCGGCGACGACGGCCGCCTGGCAGACCGCGAAGGCGCCGATCCGGGCCGCCTCCCGGGGGATGCCGGTGGAGAGAGCGGGGGAGCGGCCGGGCCGGCGGGGAGCGGGCGTTCCCCGACGCCCGCTCCGGCCACTCCCGCTGTTCCCGTCGGCTTCCCCGGACCGGCTGCTCCCGTCGGCCTCCCCGGGCCCGCCGCTCCTGCCGGTCACCCCGCTCCCGCTCGCGTCTCTCGCCGGAACGCTCGTGTTCATCGGGTCCCCCCACGTCTGCTCCGCCGCACGGCGGTTCGCGGGAGACCGTTTCTCCCTCGGCGATACGCCGTATGCCCTGTCGTGAGCGGGTCAGACTTCCCGGGCCCGTGCTCTCCGGCCCCGCCTCTCGCTCCTCGCGGCTCAGGGCCCGGAGAGCGGCACGGCCGCAGTGATGGAACGGCCGCCTCCGGGCAGCCGCGTGATGTCGACCTGGTCGGCGAGCTGGTGGACCAGCCACCAGCCCGCTCCCTCCAGCCCGCCGCGGTCGGCGACCGGGGCGAGAGGGGAGGCGGGGAGGACGTCGTCGCAGGGGTCGGTGACGCTGATGGTGATCTCGCCGCGGCTCAGCGTGCAGACCAGGAAGCAGTCACGGGAGAGGTCCGCCCGGTGGTGCAGCACATGGCCGACGAGTTCGGAGGCGATGAGCGTGGCGTCCCACACGCCGGCCAGATGCGCCGAGCGGTAGCGGGCGTCGGGCGAGCAGGACAGCGGGTAGAGGGCGAACTCCACCTCCTGTCGCGCCTCGGCGGCCGTCCTCGGCCGGGACACCAGCCTCGCCGTATCGGCCCCCTCGCTCTCCACGGGCCGGCTCCCTTCGTGTCGTGCGGGTCAGGTCGTCCGAGGCTTCGGCACGGAGGCGCCGGGGATCTTCATGCGCTGGATCGGGACGCCCGACTCCGCCTCCTCCTCGGCCGCCGCCCTCCGCAGGATCGCGTCGGCGGCCAGCAAGGCGTCATGGACGGTGCGGGTGCCGGTGCTCACACACAGCGTGTACGTCACGTCCTCCAGACTGCGCTGCAGTTCGTGGTCGGAGTCCTGGGAGTGACGCAGTTGCAGGTCGTTGTAGCGGGCCAGCAGGGTCCGCATGGCATCGGGGCTCGGGGTCAGCATCCTGTCCTCACCAGCCGTCGCAGAGGCAATGTGGCTCACCTGGTGCCCCGGAGGGCCCGCCGCCATGCCTCCACTCCGCCGCCGCGTTCGCGGGAAGAGGCCCGTACGGGGGTTTCCCGGCCGGCGGAGGCCCTCAACCGCGGCGCGCGAAGCCGTCCAGCGCCGCCAGCACCGCCCGCCGGGTCTCCGTGCCGCCCATGTGGCCCGCGTTGTCGATGACCGTCAACGTGGCGTCGGGCCAGGCCCGGTCCAGTTCCCAGGCGGTGATCAGGGGGCCCGCGAGGTCGAAGCGGCCGTGGATCAGGGCGGCCGGGATGCCGGTCAGGCGGTGGGCGCGGGAGAGGAGTTGGCCCTCCTCCAGCCAGGCTCCGTGGGCGAAGTAGTGGGAGCAGATCCGGACGAGCGCCAGTTGCTCGCGGCCCGGGCGGCTGCCGTACGGGGGCGGGCCCGGGATCGCCTCCATCGACAGGACCGCGTCCTCCCAGGCGCACCAGTCCGCCGTCGCCTTCTCCCGTACGGCGGCGTCCTCGCTCTCCATCCGGCAGGCGTACGCCGCGACCAGGCCGGCCGGGTCGCTCGTCTCGGGGACGCCCGCGCGGAAGGCGGCCCAGGCCTCGGGGAAGAGCTGGCCTGCCCCCCGGTAGAGCCAGTCGATCTCGCTGCGGCGGGTCGTCGTCACCGCCGGGATGACCGCCTCCGTGACCCGCTCCGGGTGCTCCTCGGCGTACGCCAGGATCAGCGTCGAGCCCCACGAGCCCCCGTACAGCAGCCACTTGTCGATGCTCAGGTGCTCCCGCAGGCGTTCCATGTCCGCGATCAGGTGGGCCGTCGTGTTGTGCCGCATGTCGGTCGCCGGATCGCTCGCGTGCGGCGTCGAGCGGCCGCAGCCCCGCTGGTCGAAGAGGACCACCCGGTAGCGGTCCGGGTCGAAGTACTGGCGGGAGCGGGGTGTGCAGCCGCTTCCGGGGCCGCCGTGCACCACGAGGGCCGGCTTGCCGTCCGGGTTGCCGCACACCTCCCAGTGCACGAGGTTGCCGTCCCCGACGTCCAGCATGCCGCTGTCGTACGGTTCGATCGGCGGATACAGCGTGCCGTCCGGTGTCCGGTCCATCCCAGAGCCTCCCTCGTGAGCCGGACAGCCTACGGCAGCGGCGTAGCCTGGACGCCGTGAACGCCGCTCCCCGGGTCCTCGCCCGCATCGCCGATCTGCTGGCCGCCGCCGCTCCCGACGAGCGCGGTGCGCTGTGGCATCTGGCGGAGCCGGGGCGGGAGTTGGACGCCAATCTGGTGCGGCTGCCGCCCGGCGCCGAGGTCGGTGAGCACCAGGAGGACGTGCTCGATGTGCTCCTCGTCGTGCTGGCGGGGGCGGGCAGCGTCAGGGCGGGCGACGGCCAGGTCCTGGACCTTGCGCCCGGCACCGCGCTCTGGCTGCCCCGTACGTCCCGGCGGGCGCTCGCGGCGGGGCCGGACGGGCTCACGTACCTCACCGTCCACCGCCGCCGCCCCGGCCTCGCGATCAAGCCGCCGAGCGGGGCGTACGAAGGCGGCGAGGGGCCCTGCATGCTGGACCGGGTCTGCCCGGAGTGCGGGCGGCTGTCGCAGGACCCCGCGCCGGTGTTCTGCAGCCGGTGCGGGGAGCGGTTCCCCGGGCAGTGAGCCGGAGCGGGCCGGAGCGCTCGACCGGTACCGCCCCTCAGAAGCCCTCGCACTCCGTCAGTTCCGGCCGCCCCGGCGGGTTCTTGTCGCCCACCAGCCTCGACAGGTTCTCCTTGTACATGTCCTCCCACACGCGGCCGGCCAGGATCGTCCGGAGCGCCGAGCACACCTCGCGCTTCAGGGTCGGGGTCCCCGGACGCATCGCCACGCCGTAACCCTCCGCGCCCTGGATGTTCTCCAGCCGCCGTACCTTGCCCGGATTGGCCTCGACGTACCCGGCGAGGATGATGTCGTCCGAGGCCACCGCGTACACGTCGGACTTCGGGTCCAGCAGCTTGTCCAGGCAGTCCTGGTAGGTGTTGGGCTGGGACTCCGCCATGGTGAAGCCCTGCTTCGGAAGCGCCTTCTCGTACGTCGACTGCCGTGCCGTGCACACCTCGACGCCCAGGTCCCGCAGATCGCTGGAGTCGTTGATCGTGTACTTCGCCGACTTCTCGCGGACCAGGAAGCCGCGGCTCGCCTCGTAGTACGGGCCCGCGAAGTCGACGCTGTAGCCGTCGGGGGCGGCCGTCTTGCGGTCGTCGGTGATGCTGTACGAGGCGATGACCAGGTCCACCTGTTTGGTCTTCAGCGCGGTGGACCGGTAGTCCGTGGCGACCGTGGTGAAGGCGACCTCGCCCTTGCCGTACCCCATGCTCTCGGCGATCGCGTAGGCCAGGTCGATGTCGTAACCCTGGTACGTACGTGTCTTCCTGTCGAACTTGCTCAGCCCGGGCTGGTCGTCCTTGACGCCGATCTCCAGGGTGGGGTGCGTGTCCTTCCACCGCTCCTGGCTGCCGCTGCCGGCCTGCCCCCGGTCCTTTGCCGAACCGGCCCGGTCGCCCTGGCCGTCGCCGCCCCGCGCGGCCAGCCAGCCCGCCCCGGCCAGCAGCGCCACGCACACGACGGCCGCCGCGACCTGCCACCCCCGGTACCGGGAGCGCCGCCGCCCGCTGACCGCCGCAGGCGCGACGGCCGGGCGTAGTGCGGGCGTCGGAGGCGTCGAGGGGTCCGGCGTGGAGACCGCCGTGGGCGGATGCGTCGCCGCGCCCCCCGCGCCGGCGTTCGGCGAGGCGGGGTCGTCGAGCACCTCGCGGAGCATCGCCTCCGCCGTGGCCGCGTCCAGGCGCTCCCGGGGGTCGGTGACCAACAGCCCCTGGATGACCGGGGCGAGGGGCCCGGCGTACCGCAGGACGGGGTCGGGGGACTGCCGGATGTTCTCCTGGACCTCCCACACCTCGTGCCCGGCGAAGGGCAGGCGGCCCTCGACCGCCTCGTACAGCGTGACGCCGAGCGCCCACAGGTCGGAGGCGGGCGTGGGGCCGGGGGAGGCGGGGGCGAAGAGTTCGGGGGCCAGGTAGGAGGGGGTGCCGATCACGCCGCCGGTCCGGGTCACCCGGTCCGCGCCCTCGAAGGTGGCGATGCCGAAGTCGACCAGGATCGCGAGGCCGTCGTCCCGGACGAGGACGTTGCCGGGCTTCACGTCACGGTGGACGACCGATGCCGCGTGGACCGCCCGCAGGCCGTGGAGGACCTGGAGGCCGATGTTCGCGGCGCGCGGTACGGCGAGGACTTTGTCGCGGCTCAACAGGTCCCCGAGGGACCGTGCTTCGAGCAGCTTCATCACGATCCAGACCTGGTTGTCGGTCTCGACCTGGTCGTGGACCGTCACCACGTTCTGATGCTCGATCTTGGCGATGGCCTCCGCCTCGCGCCGGGCGCGCTGCATCGCCGTCGCCTGCGTGCCCGGAGTCATGGCGTTCCGGTCGAGCAGGCCCTTCACCGCGACGTACCGGCGCAGCCGCAGGTCGTGGGCCTTCCAGACCTCGCCCATCCCGCCGCTGCCGATCTGCTCCAGCAGCTCGTAGCGGCCGTCGATCACGGTCCGGGGGGCGTCGTCCGCCCGGCGGCCGGCAAGGCGCCGGTCCTGCCCGTCGTCCGCTCTGCCGACGCTGTCTTCGTTGTGCATACGCCCCCCCCTGTGCACTACATGGACCAGGCCAGACTAGACACCTTCTAGGCGGCCGCGCCGCCGTTGCTCTTCAGCAACTGGCCGTTGATCCACTGACCTTCGGGGGAGCACAGGAAGTCCACCAGGTGGGCGGTGTCCCGCGGGGTGCCGAGTCGGCCGAGCGGGGTCCCCCGGACCAGGGCCTCGCGCAGCTCGTCGGACATCCACCCGGTGTCCACCGGGCCGGGGTTGACGACGTTCGCCGTCACCCCGAGGTGGGCCAGCTCGTGCGCGGCGGCGAGCGTGATCCGGTCCAGGGCCCCCTTGCTGGCGCCGTAGGGGAGGTTGCCCACGGTGTGGTCGCTGGTGAGCGCGACGATCCGGCCGGCCGGGGTGCGGGGCGCGGTGTCGGACGGGGTGCTGCCGGTGGCGCTCCGGAAGCGCAGCCCGTACTCCCGGATCAGCAGCCAACTGGCCCGGGAGTTCACCGCGAAGTGCCGGTCGAACGCCTCCACGGTGGTGTCCAGCAGCCCCGAGTCCACCGACTCCGCGTGCGAGAGGACGAGCGCGGTCACCGGGCCGCCGAGGCGCTGCTCGGCCTCGTCGAAGATGCGGGTCGGCGCGTCGGGGTCGGTGAGGTCCGCCTCGATCGCCGCCGTACGGGCTCCGGCCTCCGCCAGCTCCTTCGCGATGGACGCGGCGGCCCCGGGTTCGGCGCCCCACTCCATACGGCGGTCGTACGGCGTCCAGTAGGTGAAGGCGACGTCCCAGCCGGAGGCCGCCAGCCGCCGCGCGATGCCCGCGCCGATGCCGATGCTGCGGCCGACGCCGGTGATCAGGGCGATGGGACGGGCCGGGGCGGGCGAGGGCTGCGCGGTGGTCGTCACGCGGTGATCCTTCGTGGCCCCCAGGCGTACGTCAATGACGTTTCCGGTCACCGCGGCGACCCGCGCCGACCTGTGCTGACCTGCGGCGACCCATCTTCCTGGTGGGCCGACGCGATCTTTCTGTTTCCCCTCGGCGGTCCACGCTCCTAACGTGGTCCACGGAAACCGCAACGAACGGTACATATCGGAGAGAGGGATCCGTCATGAGTGAGCAGCAGCAGTCGTTGAAGGGCAGGACCGCGGTGGTCGCCGGCGGCGCGAAGAACCTGGGGGGCCTGATCAGCCGCTCCCTCGGCGAGGCCGGAGCGAACGTCGTCGTCCACTACCACGGCGAGAACACCGCCGCCGATGCCGAGAAGACGGCGGAGGCCGTACGGGGCACGGGCGCCCAGGCCGTCGTCGTCCGCGAGGACCTGACCCGTGTCGAGGGGGTGCGGAGCCTCTTCGACCAGGCGCTGGACGCCTTCGGCGGGGTGGACGTCGCCGTGAACACCACGGGCATGGTGCTGCGGAAGCCGATCGCCGAGACGACCGAGGAGGAGTACGACCGCATGTTCGCGATCAACTCCAAGGCGGCGTACTTCTTCCTCCAGGAGGCCGGTGCGCGGCTCAACGACGGTGGCCGCATCGTCAGCCTGGTGACCTCCCTGCTCGCCGCCTTCACCGACGGATACGCCACCTACGCGGGCGCCAAGGCCCCG
This sequence is a window from Streptomyces parvus. Protein-coding genes within it:
- a CDS encoding diacylglycerol kinase family protein: MNTSVPARDASGSGVTGRSGGPGEADGSSRSGEADGNSGSGRSGRRGTPAPRRPGRSPALSTGIPREAARIGAFAVCQAAVVAGFGLLITGPARELWPMTAEDAAVQALEDARTATLDTASSIASALGDTSTVVGLTLLACLALVLVPRLPRWREAAFLAVAVSLQSAVFVLITASVDRTRPDVERMDDSPPTSSYTSGHTGAATALYAGLAVLVLSRVRAPWRKPLAALLLLLPLLVGLARLYRGMHHPTDVAGGLANGALSLLVLGRAVLPEHSWAGRPPADALDIAVAAADQRTAPARKQVTVIVNPTVTDRATQEQLRLVLAQHGHRDTPFVDTTAEDTGGGQTAEALRAGAELIVVCGGDGTVRAVADTLAGTGVPLVLVPSGTGNLLARNLDLPLRPAEALAAGLTGEPRVLDLGRIEGDGFPSVHFTAMAGAGLDAAMLEETSDRAKSVLGWPAYVLAGAKGLRAPRMRLTVRLDGGPELRRTARMVLLANIGTVQAGAAPVPAAKPDDGLLDLAVFDPRGAGGWLRAAGVLLRAKGRGAGGEGVTGTDAGDGVPVEFHTFRRAELTFAGPQPREIDGDPVGPGLRLTAEVRPGALTVMLPAGER
- a CDS encoding ATP-binding protein, with translation MESEGADTARLVSRPRTAAEARQEVEFALYPLSCSPDARYRSAHLAGVWDATLIASELVGHVLHHRADLSRDCFLVCTLSRGEITISVTDPCDDVLPASPLAPVADRGGLEGAGWWLVHQLADQVDITRLPGGGRSITAAVPLSGP
- a CDS encoding DUF5133 domain-containing protein codes for the protein MLTPSPDAMRTLLARYNDLQLRHSQDSDHELQRSLEDVTYTLCVSTGTRTVHDALLAADAILRRAAAEEEAESGVPIQRMKIPGASVPKPRTT
- the pip gene encoding prolyl aminopeptidase, which gives rise to MDRTPDGTLYPPIEPYDSGMLDVGDGNLVHWEVCGNPDGKPALVVHGGPGSGCTPRSRQYFDPDRYRVVLFDQRGCGRSTPHASDPATDMRHNTTAHLIADMERLREHLSIDKWLLYGGSWGSTLILAYAEEHPERVTEAVIPAVTTTRRSEIDWLYRGAGQLFPEAWAAFRAGVPETSDPAGLVAAYACRMESEDAAVREKATADWCAWEDAVLSMEAIPGPPPYGSRPGREQLALVRICSHYFAHGAWLEEGQLLSRAHRLTGIPAALIHGRFDLAGPLITAWELDRAWPDATLTVIDNAGHMGGTETRRAVLAALDGFARRG
- a CDS encoding serine/threonine-protein kinase, producing MHNEDSVGRADDGQDRRLAGRRADDAPRTVIDGRYELLEQIGSGGMGEVWKAHDLRLRRYVAVKGLLDRNAMTPGTQATAMQRARREAEAIAKIEHQNVVTVHDQVETDNQVWIVMKLLEARSLGDLLSRDKVLAVPRAANIGLQVLHGLRAVHAASVVHRDVKPGNVLVRDDGLAILVDFGIATFEGADRVTRTGGVIGTPSYLAPELFAPASPGPTPASDLWALGVTLYEAVEGRLPFAGHEVWEVQENIRQSPDPVLRYAGPLAPVIQGLLVTDPRERLDAATAEAMLREVLDDPASPNAGAGGAATHPPTAVSTPDPSTPPTPALRPAVAPAAVSGRRRSRYRGWQVAAAVVCVALLAGAGWLAARGGDGQGDRAGSAKDRGQAGSGSQERWKDTHPTLEIGVKDDQPGLSKFDRKTRTYQGYDIDLAYAIAESMGYGKGEVAFTTVATDYRSTALKTKQVDLVIASYSITDDRKTAAPDGYSVDFAGPYYEASRGFLVREKSAKYTINDSSDLRDLGVEVCTARQSTYEKALPKQGFTMAESQPNTYQDCLDKLLDPKSDVYAVASDDIILAGYVEANPGKVRRLENIQGAEGYGVAMRPGTPTLKREVCSALRTILAGRVWEDMYKENLSRLVGDKNPPGRPELTECEGF
- a CDS encoding SDR family oxidoreductase → MTTTAQPSPAPARPIALITGVGRSIGIGAGIARRLAASGWDVAFTYWTPYDRRMEWGAEPGAAASIAKELAEAGARTAAIEADLTDPDAPTRIFDEAEQRLGGPVTALVLSHAESVDSGLLDTTVEAFDRHFAVNSRASWLLIREYGLRFRSATGSTPSDTAPRTPAGRIVALTSDHTVGNLPYGASKGALDRITLAAAHELAHLGVTANVVNPGPVDTGWMSDELREALVRGTPLGRLGTPRDTAHLVDFLCSPEGQWINGQLLKSNGGAAA
- a CDS encoding SDR family oxidoreductase; the protein is MSEQQQSLKGRTAVVAGGAKNLGGLISRSLGEAGANVVVHYHGENTAADAEKTAEAVRGTGAQAVVVREDLTRVEGVRSLFDQALDAFGGVDVAVNTTGMVLRKPIAETTEEEYDRMFAINSKAAYFFLQEAGARLNDGGRIVSLVTSLLAAFTDGYATYAGAKAPLEHFTRAAAKEFAPRGISVNNVAPGPMDTPFFYPQETPERVEFHKSQAMGGRLTEIEDIAPLVTFLVTEGGWITGQTIFANGGYTVR